In one Lolium rigidum isolate FL_2022 chromosome 3, APGP_CSIRO_Lrig_0.1, whole genome shotgun sequence genomic region, the following are encoded:
- the LOC124695247 gene encoding probable ubiquitin receptor RAD23a has translation MKMTVKTLEGIHFEIRVQHHDTIMAVKTKIEEIKGKDSYPRGQQMLIYKGEVLKDESTLDKNQVTEDKFLIVMLCKSKALASSGTSSAKPLSTPVSRQAPPIAQPQASQSMVSTTTTAQPEIPNAEYVPCLPTDISLHHAVGIRPTRRAVLLPPRRSKACINKQKADLLKP, from the exons ATGAAGATGACAGTGAAGACTCTCGAGGGCATCCACTTCGAGATCCGGGTGCAGCACCATGACACC ATTATGGCTGTCAAGACGAAGATTGAAGAGATCAAAGGAAAGGATAGCTATCCACGGGGTCAACAAATGCTCATTTACAAGGGCGAGGTGTTGAAGGATGAAAGCACACTGGACAAGAATCAAGTTACTGAAGATAAGTTCCTGATCGTCATGCTTTGTAAG AGTAAAGCTTTAGCTTCCAGTGGAACTTCATCTGCTAAG CCTTTGAGCACTCCTGTATCCAGGCAAGCGCCTCCAATTGCTCAACCTCAAGCTTCTCAATCCAT GGTCTCAACAACTACAACTGCTCAACCTGAAATACCAAATGCAGAGTATGTTCCATGTCTGCCTACTGATATAT CTTTACATCATGCAGTTGGAATCAGGCCAACCCGTCGCGCTGTTTTGTTGCCTCCCCGGCGGTCCAAGGCATGCATCAACAAGCAGAAGGCCGACCTCCTAAAACCCTAG